TGAAACTCAGTATGCCGTCCTTCTCTGTGGGTGCCAGTTCAACGATGTGGCCGAGTCTCATCAATTCACCGAGGCGATTTTGTGAGATTTCCAGAGGGATGGCGACTGCATCGTTTTTGCGGATGCAGTCCGCGACTTGCTCATTGGCGCGGTTCAGTTTCTCGGGGGCTTCGTGCTTGAATTTCTCAAGCTTGCTGAAGGCTTGATCCGTGCAGATCAGGCCGGCCTGCGGTCCCCAGTTGGCACTTTTTCCCTTGATATGAAAGTTCTTGGTGGGGTGGCCGGCTTCTATCAACCCGATGGCGACGGTTTCGACTGGACGCACGCCGATGATGGAGTTGGTCTGCGCCGCAATTTCCTGCAAAGGGACAAGGTGGCTCGGGACTATTCCCGTTTGTTTCCTGGTGCGCTCGAATGCGATCCTTACCGAGTCGTTTGCCTCTGGTGCAGTGGCCGTCGACTGACGCGGTGGAGAGCCTTGCAAAGCATTCAAGCCAAGCTGACGCGATATCTGGGCTGAACTCAGTACGCCTATCATGGTGCATCTCCAAATCATGTTTTATTGGCATGTTGGATGATCCCTTCCAGACCCCAGTATTCCTTCGATTGCACGGGAGACATTAAAGAAGCCATTCTTCGGCGGGGAGGAAAAAGTATGACGGCTTGTATGAAGCGTAATGGGAGGTGGGTCGTTCCGGTGCGCAAACGTGATGCTGCCTAGGTGTTTGTTGCGTTTGAGCGGTGAAATTATCAGAGCGATCCTACGCGTGTTGACTCGCGGCTGGGTGCGATCAGCATGGGAAACTGTCGCGCAAATGAATGGGAGGAGCGTATGACAATTCGTGCAGTGGTTTTTGACTTCGGCGGTGTCCTGTTCGACTGGAGCCCGCAGCACCTGTACCGCAAGCTGATTGCCGATGATCACGAGCGGCAATGGTTTCTCGAGAATATCTGCACCCAGGCCTGGAACACCGAGCAGGACGCTGGTCGCTCCTTGGCCGAAGGTACCCGCAGCCTGATCGAGCAGCACCCAGATCATGAACGACTGATCCAGGCCTATTACGACCGTTGGCACGAAATGCTGCGTGGCCCATTGACGGAAGGCGTGGCGATCCTCAAGGCGCTGCACCAAGCCGATATGCCGTTGTTTGGGCTCACCAACTGGTCGGCGGAAACCTTTCCTTATGCGCGGGCCAACTACCCTTTCCTGCAGTGCTTTCGCGATATCGTGGTGTCTGGCGAGCTGAAACTGATCAAGCCTGATGCGGCAATCTACGACGCCAGTCTCAGTCAGGTACGCGGCCACCTGCCGGACATCCAGCCCTCTGAAGTGGTATTTATCGATGATGTTGCCGGCAATATCGAGGCGGCCATCGCCCTCGGCTGGCAGGGGATCCACCACGTGTCGGCCGAAGGTACCGCCGCGCAATTGCGAGCGTTGGGCGTGAGCTTCTAGCGCGCCCACTTTTCCATGGCGAAATCCACGAAGGCGCGCAGTTTGGGCAGGCGATAACGGTCCTGGCCGTAGAGTAGGTGCATGGGGCGGCTGGGGAGTCGATAGGCAGTGAGCAAGGCCACCAGCTTGCCGCTTTCCAGGTCCGGTTGTACCAGGGCGTCGGCCAGCATGATGATGCCCATGCCGTTGACGGCCGCCTGGCGTAAGCCTTGCGAGCTGTTGATGGTCAATGAGCCGGACACCGGGACCTCCACCTCGCCGCCCTGGCCGGTCATTCGCCACAGTTTGTCGGCGTCGCGCCAGTTGTCACTTGCCGGGTAGGCAAACGCCAGGCAGTCGTGGTGCTGCAGCTCATCGGGCGTTTGCGGCGTGCCCCGTCGTGCCAGGTATTCAGGTGACGCGCAGAGTGTGAGGGTGTAGTCCTGCATTGGCCGGGCGATCAGGCTGGAGGTTTCCAGTTCACCAAGACGGATCGCCACGTCGAAGCCGCTGTCGACCAAGTCCATCCGCTCATTGCTCAGCACCACGTACAGGTTGATCAGTGGGTAGCGCCGGGAAAATTCGCTCAAGGCCGGTGTCAGGCGTTCGGTGCCGAACACGGGGGGCGCAGTGATGCGCAGATTGCCTTTGGGGATATCGCTGTGGGCTTGCTCGGCGAGCTGTTCGGAGTCGGCCACCAACCCCAGCACTTCCAGACAGCGCTGGTAATACTGCCCGCCGAATTCCGTGAGGCTTTGTTTGCGCGTGGTGCGTTTGAGCAGGCTCACGCCCAGGCGCTGCTCCAAGGCACGCAGATGGTTGCCGACCATGGTGGTGGACATCCCACAGGCCTGGGCTGCGGCCGTCATGCTGCCGGTCTCGACCACCTTCACGTACACCGACATTGCCTGGAATAGATCCATTATCAAGCCTTGATTTAAAGTCATTGCAGGAATGTGCAGTTTATCCAGCCGAGGTGGCTAACGATACTGCAGCCATCACTACGATGCACTGGAGCCCGCACCATGACCGCCGCCTGCCTGATGACCACTTATCAACCCTTGGCACTGAGCTTCACGCGCGGCCTGGGCACGCGACTCTGGGACCAGCAGGGCCGCGAATACCTGGACGCGGTCGCCGGCGTGGCAGTGACCAATGTCGGCCATTCGCACCCCCGGCTGGTGACGGCGATCAGCGAGCAGGCTGGGCTCTTGCTGCACACCTCCAACCTCTACAGCATCGACTG
The genomic region above belongs to Pseudomonas azotoformans and contains:
- a CDS encoding LysR family transcriptional regulator, which codes for MDLFQAMSVYVKVVETGSMTAAAQACGMSTTMVGNHLRALEQRLGVSLLKRTTRKQSLTEFGGQYYQRCLEVLGLVADSEQLAEQAHSDIPKGNLRITAPPVFGTERLTPALSEFSRRYPLINLYVVLSNERMDLVDSGFDVAIRLGELETSSLIARPMQDYTLTLCASPEYLARRGTPQTPDELQHHDCLAFAYPASDNWRDADKLWRMTGQGGEVEVPVSGSLTINSSQGLRQAAVNGMGIIMLADALVQPDLESGKLVALLTAYRLPSRPMHLLYGQDRYRLPKLRAFVDFAMEKWAR
- a CDS encoding HAD family hydrolase; translated protein: MTIRAVVFDFGGVLFDWSPQHLYRKLIADDHERQWFLENICTQAWNTEQDAGRSLAEGTRSLIEQHPDHERLIQAYYDRWHEMLRGPLTEGVAILKALHQADMPLFGLTNWSAETFPYARANYPFLQCFRDIVVSGELKLIKPDAAIYDASLSQVRGHLPDIQPSEVVFIDDVAGNIEAAIALGWQGIHHVSAEGTAAQLRALGVSF